The stretch of DNA GGGCCAATGCACCATATAAGAATCCAAATAGTCCAGCTTAAGATCCCGCAATGACCTTGCAAGGGAAAGGAGTACATTCCCTTTGCCATGCATATCGTTCCAGACCTTGGAATTGATAAAAAGTTCTTCCCGCTTCACCACACCAGACTTGAAGGCGTCATCAAATACTTCACCGATACGATCCTCGTTGCCGTAGACCGCAGCGCAGTCGAAGAGCCGGTAACCGGCGCGGATAGCCCCATCCACGGCGGCGGCAACTTCCGCAGGGGGATACCGGTCGGAACCAAAGGTTCCAAGACCTATGCAAGGAATCTCCTGTCCGGAAGCCAGGGTCCGTTTGGGGACCAGTTTGGGATCGATAAAACCGGCCATATTATTTCAGCTCCTCATCGGCGCAGATAGCAACCTTGCCGCAGTTTCCATCCGCCATGAGTTTGTAGGCATCCGAAGCTTTGTCCAGGGGGAAACGGTGGGTCACCAGAAGATCCGGGTGCAGGTTCCAGCGAACCAGTTCTTCCACCAGATTTTCCATGAGCCAGATACTAGTTACCCAGCTGCCGTAGATGGTTTTCTGATCATGCAGAATATCCGGGCTGGGGTTAAAGTGCACCGTTCCGCCTTCCCCCACCAGAGCTATCTTCCCCCACTGCCGGGTAGCCCGTATGGCGGTGACCCGTCCGGGATCGCTGGCGGAGGCGTCAAAGGCCCGCTCCACACCCTTGCCATTGGTCAGCGCTTTAATTTCATCAACATTACTATCCGCGGGGGTCAATACCGTATCCGCCAGGCCGAGTTTTTTTGCCAGCTCTATCCGTACCGGGTTTCCCTCAATACCGTAGAGTTTATTGGCCCCCATGGCGCGGCAGAGCATCAGGGCTGCCAGACCCACCGGGCCCAAACCGACCACCAGTACCGCATCGTTGCCGGAAACCCCCACCTTGGTGATGGCCTCGTAGACCGTGCCGAATCCACAGGCCACCTGGGCGCCGTCGGCATAGCTCAGGGAATCCGGGAGTTCCACCAGATCCTTTTCGTCGCAGAGAATGTATTCCGCCATACCGCCGTCCCGCTGCCAGCCATAGGCCGCCCGGAGGGGGGAGGAACAGGAGATCATGTAGCCCATGCGGCAGTCGTGGCAGACCCCGCATCCTGAGATATGGTACACAATGACCCGGGCGCCCTTCTTGAAGCGCCTGATCCCGGGACCCTCTTCCACTACCTGCCCGCAGGGTTCATGCCCGGCGATGACATTTTGGTATCCCTCGGGCCCCTTGCCGACATGTTCGCGGTAAATGGCACGGATATCGCTGCCGCAGATGGTACAGGCCTTCATCTTAACCAGAACCTGCCCGTGTCCGGGCTTGGGAATGGGAACATCCTTCAAAACTACCGTACTGTTTCCAGGGAGATAGGCTCCCTTCATGGTTCCTTCCATAAATAGCCTCCGGTTTATGCAAATTTAAACGCTACGCGCGTTTGGCGTATTTCTTCATATCAAAGAAAACCGCTACAATTATTATAGATCCTTTTACCAATAATTGGTAATAGGAATCGATGGACAGGAAGCTCATTCCGTAGTTGATAAGACCCATGGTGAATACCCCGATGATCATGCCCCCCACGGTACCCACGCCGCCGTTCTGGGACACGCCGCCCACGGTAACCGCAGCAATGGCGTCAAGCTCCATGCCGTTTGCCGTTAGAGCGTTGGCCAATCCAAGCCGTCCCGCCTGAAGCACCCCGGCGCAGCCGTAGAGGAGCCCCGCATAAAGATACACGCAGAGGAGATCCCGCTCCACGTTGATCCCCGAAACACGGGCCGCCTGGGCGTTACCCCCAATGGCGTAGAAGTTCGTCCCCTGCCGGGTATGCTTGAGCAGCACCCACACAATAACGGTGATAATCACCACATAGATGCCGAGGTAGGGAATCGAAAATGTTACCGGGCCGATAGAAGTCTGGGCCAACGCCTTAAACTGGGGTGTCAGGGAACCTACAATGGCAGCTCTTGTGTAGATAAGCTGAATACCCCGGGCAATGGACATGGTTCCCAGGGTGGCGATGAAGGGGGGCAGTTTCCCGTAGGCCACCAGCACCCCGTTAAAAGCGCCGAATAAGCCGCCCGCCAAAATGCCCGCCAAAATGGGGACCAGCAGCGGAAAACTATGGCCGAAGTACAGCGCCGATTCATAGGTGGGAATCTGGGCAAAGGAGGCCGCCACCGAAGCGGTAAGGCAAACCACATAGCCGATGGAAAGATCGATCCCCTTGGTGATGATGATCATCCCAACCCCCAGGGACGCAAAGGCCCTGACCGATTCGGCGATGATAAGGGTCTTAATTGAAGGCCAGGTCAAAGCCTGGCCCCGGGTAAGAATTGCCAGAATAAAAACCAGCGCCACAAAGGTAACAAAGGTTGTATACT from Treponema primitia ZAS-1 encodes:
- a CDS encoding zinc-dependent alcohol dehydrogenase family protein encodes the protein MEGTMKGAYLPGNSTVVLKDVPIPKPGHGQVLVKMKACTICGSDIRAIYREHVGKGPEGYQNVIAGHEPCGQVVEEGPGIRRFKKGARVIVYHISGCGVCHDCRMGYMISCSSPLRAAYGWQRDGGMAEYILCDEKDLVELPDSLSYADGAQVACGFGTVYEAITKVGVSGNDAVLVVGLGPVGLAALMLCRAMGANKLYGIEGNPVRIELAKKLGLADTVLTPADSNVDEIKALTNGKGVERAFDASASDPGRVTAIRATRQWGKIALVGEGGTVHFNPSPDILHDQKTIYGSWVTSIWLMENLVEELVRWNLHPDLLVTHRFPLDKASDAYKLMADGNCGKVAICADEELK
- a CDS encoding ABC transporter permease — translated: MKEIKIKQIVSKYTTFVTFVALVFILAILTRGQALTWPSIKTLIIAESVRAFASLGVGMIIITKGIDLSIGYVVCLTASVAASFAQIPTYESALYFGHSFPLLVPILAGILAGGLFGAFNGVLVAYGKLPPFIATLGTMSIARGIQLIYTRAAIVGSLTPQFKALAQTSIGPVTFSIPYLGIYVVIITVIVWVLLKHTRQGTNFYAIGGNAQAARVSGINVERDLLCVYLYAGLLYGCAGVLQAGRLGLANALTANGMELDAIAAVTVGGVSQNGGVGTVGGMIIGVFTMGLINYGMSFLSIDSYYQLLVKGSIIIVAVFFDMKKYAKRA